From a region of the Tateyamaria omphalii genome:
- a CDS encoding PaaI family thioesterase, protein MKTRIASSFARQSMMQTFGAMLDDVSKGHVTISAPILPGSRQQQGFAHAALTFGIGDSAAGYAALTTIPEDQEVVTAEIKINLIAPATGERLIAKGRVIKPGRRLIVVTSEVFALQDGSDTLVAILQGTMVPVNL, encoded by the coding sequence ATGAAGACCCGGATCGCCTCCAGCTTTGCCCGGCAAAGCATGATGCAGACCTTCGGCGCGATGCTCGACGACGTCAGCAAAGGTCACGTGACAATCTCCGCCCCCATCCTGCCCGGCAGCCGCCAGCAACAGGGCTTTGCCCACGCCGCCCTCACCTTCGGCATCGGCGACAGCGCCGCAGGCTACGCGGCCCTCACCACGATCCCCGAGGATCAGGAGGTCGTCACGGCAGAGATCAAGATCAACCTGATCGCCCCCGCCACGGGCGAGCGGCTGATAGCAAAGGGCCGGGTCATCAAGCCCGGCCGCCGCCTTATCGTGGTCACGTCAGAGGTGTTCGCTCTGCAGGACGGCAGCGACACCCTCGTTGCCATCCTTCAGGGCACCATGGTCCCCGTAAATCTGTAA
- the folD gene encoding bifunctional methylenetetrahydrofolate dehydrogenase/methenyltetrahydrofolate cyclohydrolase FolD: MTATVIDGKAFAAKVRGQVADHVARLKEDHGITPGLAVVLVGEDPASQVYVRSKGKMTVEVGMKSVEHRLDAETSEEDLLAVVKSLNADPEIHGILVQLPLPGHLNEDLVINSIDPAKDVDGFHISNVGLLGTGQKSMVPCTPLGCLMMLRDHHESLSGLNAVVIGRSNIVGKPMAQLLLGDSCTVTIAHSRTKDIQDVVRGADVVVAAVGRPEMVTGDWIKPGATVIDVGINRINAPEKGEGKTRLVGDCDYESCAEVAGAITPVPGGVGPMTIACLLANTVTACCRANGLAEPEGLTA, translated from the coding sequence ATGACCGCGACTGTAATTGATGGAAAGGCCTTTGCGGCCAAGGTGCGCGGCCAGGTGGCCGATCATGTGGCGCGTCTGAAAGAGGACCATGGCATTACCCCCGGTTTGGCCGTTGTGCTGGTTGGCGAGGATCCGGCGAGCCAGGTTTATGTCCGGTCCAAGGGTAAGATGACCGTTGAGGTCGGTATGAAGAGTGTCGAACATCGGCTTGATGCGGAGACATCCGAGGAAGACCTGCTGGCGGTTGTCAAATCGCTGAACGCCGATCCCGAGATCCACGGCATCTTGGTGCAGTTGCCGCTGCCGGGGCACCTGAACGAAGATCTGGTCATCAATTCGATTGATCCCGCCAAGGATGTGGACGGGTTTCATATCTCGAACGTGGGTCTGTTGGGCACGGGGCAGAAGTCGATGGTGCCGTGTACGCCGCTGGGCTGTTTGATGATGCTGCGGGATCATCACGAGTCTTTGTCCGGGCTGAATGCCGTGGTGATTGGTCGATCGAACATCGTGGGCAAGCCCATGGCGCAGTTGCTGCTGGGTGACAGTTGCACCGTGACGATTGCCCATTCGCGGACGAAGGACATTCAGGACGTGGTGCGCGGGGCGGATGTGGTTGTGGCCGCTGTGGGTCGGCCCGAGATGGTGACGGGCGATTGGATCAAGCCGGGTGCCACCGTGATCGACGTGGGCATCAACCGGATCAACGCGCCTGAAAAGGGTGAGGGCAAGACGCGGCTTGTGGGCGATTGCGACTATGAAAGCTGCGCCGAGGTTGCCGGGGCCATCACGCCCGTGCCGGGCGGTGTGGGGCCGATGACGATTGCGTGTTTGCTGGCCAACACCGTGACGGCGTGCTGCCGGGCCAATGGTCTGGCCGAGCCGGAAGGGTTGACGGCTTGA